The Acanthochromis polyacanthus isolate Apoly-LR-REF ecotype Palm Island chromosome 17, KAUST_Apoly_ChrSc, whole genome shotgun sequence genome has a window encoding:
- the LOC110954085 gene encoding LOW QUALITY PROTEIN: histone H2A (The sequence of the model RefSeq protein was modified relative to this genomic sequence to represent the inferred CDS: inserted 2 bases in 2 codons; deleted 2 bases in 2 codons), with protein sequence MSGRGKTGGKARAKAKSRSSRAGLQXPVGRVHRLLXKGNYAERVGAGLPVYLAAVLEYLTAEILELAGNAGQGQQEDQEVIPRHLQLAVRNDEELNKLLGGVTIAQGGVLPNIQAALLPKKTEKPAKSK encoded by the exons ATGTCTGGAAGAGGAAAAACCGGAGGCAAAGCCCGAGCAAAGGCCAAGTCTCGTTCCTCCCGAGCCGGACTCC TTCCGGTGGGTAGGGTCCACAGGCTAC GCAAGGGCAACTACGCGGAGCGCGTCGGCGCGGGGCTTCCGGTGTATTTAGCGGCCGTGTTGGAGTATCTGACCGCTGAGATCCTGGAGCTGGCAGGCAACGCTGGCCAGGGACAACAAGAAGACCAGGAAGTCATCCCCCGGCACCTCCAGCTGGCCGTGCGCAACGACGAGGAACTAAACAAACTGCTTGGAGGTGTGACCATCGCACAGGGA GGTGTGCTGCCCAACATCCAGGCTGCTCTCCTC CCCAAGAAGACGGAAAAACCGGCCAAGAGCAAGTAA
- the LOC110954086 gene encoding LOW QUALITY PROTEIN: histone H2B 3 (The sequence of the model RefSeq protein was modified relative to this genomic sequence to represent the inferred CDS: inserted 3 bases in 3 codons), with product MPDPANQPSAEKRLQKAVTKTQKKGXQKRRKTRKESYAIYVYKVLKQVHPDTGISSKAMGIMNSFVNDIFERIAGEASRLAHYNKRSTITSREIQTXVRLLLPGELXKHAVSEGTKAVTKYTSSK from the exons ATGCCTGATCCTGCAAATCAGCCCAGCGCCGAGAAAAGGCTCCAAAAGGCCGTGACCAAAACCcagaagaaag gacaaaagcGCCGCAAGACCAGGAAAGAGAGCTACGCTATTTACGTGTACAAGGTGCTGAAGCAGGTGCACCCAGATACGGGCATCTCCTCCAAAGCCATGGGCATCATGAATTCGTTCGTCAACGACATCTTCGAGCGCATCGCCGGTGAGGCCTCCCGCCTGGCTCACTACAACAAGAGGTCCACCATCACCTCCAGGGAAATCCAGA GCGTCCGGCTGCTGCTGCCCGGGGAGC GCAAGCACGCCGTGTCCGAGGGCACCAAGGCCGTCACCAAGTACACCAGCTCCAAGTAG